The proteins below come from a single Candidatus Binatota bacterium genomic window:
- a CDS encoding aldo/keto reductase: MKQRRLGRSGLTVSEICMGTMTFGSMADEKVSRAILDRALDAGVDFYDTAEIYPVPPDAKWVGRSEEILGSWMKGRSRDSLIIASKIAGPSGGWFVTPCRDGKTSLDRHAIEHAVEDSLRRLGTDYIDLYQTHWPDHELPFDEVLEGLDRVVEAGKVRYVGCSNENAWGLMKSLAASEMSGGPRMQTIQNNFSLVNRRFEDELALVCRREGVSLLPYSPNGGGVLSGKYDGGKEGGSNWPKGARFSLYRKDAKRGAAMTERFVNEKTIETSRRLAAVAEEAGMAPLTLATAWTLAKDFTGSTIIGATTVEQLDDTLAAADVTLSFDVLAECNRITSELRYPMEG, translated from the coding sequence ATGAAACAACGCAGGCTCGGAAGATCAGGACTCACCGTGTCCGAAATATGCATGGGCACGATGACCTTCGGCAGCATGGCCGACGAGAAGGTCAGCCGTGCCATACTCGACCGCGCGCTCGACGCCGGCGTGGACTTCTATGACACCGCCGAGATCTACCCCGTGCCGCCCGACGCGAAATGGGTGGGCCGCAGCGAAGAGATACTCGGGAGTTGGATGAAAGGCAGGTCGCGCGACTCGCTCATCATCGCGAGCAAGATCGCCGGGCCCTCGGGTGGATGGTTTGTCACACCCTGCCGCGATGGCAAGACCTCGCTCGACCGGCACGCCATCGAACACGCGGTAGAAGACAGCCTGCGACGGCTCGGCACCGACTACATAGACCTCTACCAGACCCACTGGCCCGACCACGAACTGCCGTTTGACGAAGTGCTCGAAGGGCTCGACCGCGTGGTCGAAGCAGGCAAGGTGCGCTACGTGGGCTGCAGCAACGAAAATGCCTGGGGCCTGATGAAGAGCCTGGCCGCCTCCGAAATGTCGGGCGGGCCGCGCATGCAAACCATCCAGAACAACTTCAGCCTGGTCAACCGCCGTTTCGAAGACGAGCTGGCACTGGTGTGCCGTCGCGAGGGCGTGAGCCTGCTGCCCTACAGCCCCAACGGCGGCGGCGTGCTCAGCGGCAAGTACGACGGCGGAAAGGAAGGCGGCAGCAACTGGCCCAAGGGCGCGCGCTTCAGTCTCTACCGCAAGGACGCCAAGCGCGGGGCAGCGATGACCGAACGTTTCGTAAATGAAAAAACAATCGAGACATCCCGCCGCCTGGCGGCCGTGGCCGAGGAGGCCGGCATGGCGCCGCTCACGCTGGCAACCGCCTGGACACTGGCGAAGGACTTCACCGGCTCGACAATAATCGGTGCCACCACGGTCGAGCAGCTCGACGACACCCTCGCCGCCGCCGACGTTACCCTGTCGTTCGACGTTCTCGCGGAGTGCAACCGCATCACGAGCGAACTACGCTACCCCATGGAAGGCTGA